From a single uncultured Desulfovibrio sp. genomic region:
- a CDS encoding YchJ family protein codes for MSQLCPCGSGQSLDQCCGPHIEGASWPQNAESLMRSRYSAYVLGRHQWLVETTHPDYRENVDADKLAEQTRDITWLRLDIAATENDVPAGEHGELFDVVEFYAYYELEGIPRQLGERSFFLRKDDKIYYVDGVALRPDAYRRQEPKVGRNDPCPCGSGKKYKKCCGASKS; via the coding sequence ATGTCTCAACTTTGCCCCTGCGGCAGCGGCCAGTCTCTGGACCAATGCTGCGGCCCCCATATTGAAGGCGCGTCCTGGCCCCAGAACGCAGAAAGCCTCATGCGTTCGCGGTATTCGGCCTATGTGCTTGGCCGCCATCAGTGGCTTGTGGAAACCACGCATCCCGACTACCGGGAAAATGTGGACGCCGACAAGCTGGCTGAGCAGACCAGGGATATAACCTGGCTGCGTCTTGATATTGCCGCGACCGAAAACGATGTTCCCGCCGGAGAACACGGCGAACTTTTTGATGTTGTTGAATTCTATGCCTATTATGAACTGGAGGGGATCCCCCGCCAGTTGGGCGAGCGTAGCTTTTTTCTGCGTAAGGACGACAAGATTTATTATGTGGACGGCGTGGCCCTGCGGCCTGACGCCTACCGCAGGCAGGAACCCAAGGTGGGGCGTAATGATCCCTGCCCCTGCGGCAGCGGCAAAAAATACAAGAAATGCTGCGGGGCTTCCAAATCCTGA
- a CDS encoding DUF4881 domain-containing protein, whose protein sequence is MKIRNLMLMLAMAFSVALLTGCNFDGGVEQGRCVAFDATAKTLTIVVDVTHDQFNPHYSGGTHTFKLPVESKDMGPTPSVGGRLMIDLVKNTVLIYDQKTNSVRELAVQFTDVEKNVGSDHPKVKGKTFPIIDKDQQTVTVYSGRQKSLITFKIPAEAQDYPAYVWTAGDEMRIAYRNADKAQAMRIMNVTKPNIFKK, encoded by the coding sequence ATGAAGATTCGTAACCTGATGCTTATGCTGGCGATGGCCTTCTCTGTTGCACTGCTCACCGGCTGCAACTTCGACGGAGGCGTGGAACAGGGACGCTGCGTGGCCTTTGATGCCACAGCCAAAACCCTCACCATCGTGGTGGACGTGACGCACGATCAGTTTAACCCGCACTACAGCGGCGGCACGCATACCTTCAAGCTGCCTGTGGAATCCAAAGACATGGGCCCGACTCCCAGCGTGGGCGGCCGCCTGATGATCGACCTGGTCAAGAACACCGTGCTTATCTATGACCAGAAGACCAACAGCGTACGCGAACTGGCCGTGCAGTTCACCGATGTGGAAAAGAACGTCGGCTCTGACCATCCCAAGGTCAAGGGCAAGACCTTCCCCATTATCGACAAGGACCAGCAGACCGTCACCGTGTACTCTGGCCGTCAGAAGTCTTTGATCACCTTCAAGATTCCTGCTGAAGCCCAGGATTACCCGGCCTATGTATGGACCGCTGGTGATGAAATGCGCATTGCCTACCGCAATGCCGACAAGGCCCAGGCCATGCGCATCATGAACGTGACCAAGCCCAACATCTTCAAGAAGTAA
- a CDS encoding sulfite exporter TauE/SafE family protein yields MEWLYILMPISGVFIFWPGLVILGLGVGIIGGFFGMGGAWMVTPGLNILGFPMAFAIGTDVAQMAGKSLISTMRHGKFGNVDYGLGLTMLVGTIVGVEVGAQMVMWLERLGSVDKVVRWLYVVLLVLLAWLVFHDIAARRKKEREAKAQNRELDHAATGVDWASRLHAIKIPPVFHFKQANITCSAWLPIFVSFFTGWLAGILGIGGGLIRMPALVYLVGCPTHLAVGTDLFEVAISGLYGTASYAYKGRVELLAALIMLCGAAIGAQIGVVATKYVKGYGIRFVFGLAVIGCLISVVCKLVEAEFPAWSWLLGPAATIDVLGFVSAISLYITVKMVQGAKAEIAAKKNQPAAN; encoded by the coding sequence ATGGAATGGTTGTATATTTTGATGCCCATTTCCGGCGTGTTCATTTTCTGGCCGGGCCTTGTCATTCTTGGTTTGGGCGTTGGCATTATCGGCGGCTTCTTCGGCATGGGCGGTGCCTGGATGGTTACCCCCGGTCTTAACATTCTTGGTTTCCCCATGGCCTTTGCCATTGGTACCGACGTGGCGCAGATGGCGGGTAAATCGCTTATCTCCACCATGCGGCACGGCAAGTTCGGCAACGTTGACTACGGCTTGGGCCTGACCATGCTGGTTGGTACCATCGTGGGCGTGGAAGTTGGCGCGCAGATGGTCATGTGGCTGGAACGTCTGGGTTCCGTCGACAAGGTTGTGCGCTGGTTGTACGTTGTCCTGCTTGTGCTGCTGGCATGGCTTGTATTTCACGATATCGCCGCTCGCCGCAAGAAGGAACGCGAAGCCAAGGCCCAGAACAGGGAACTTGACCATGCGGCCACCGGCGTTGACTGGGCCTCCCGCCTGCACGCCATCAAGATTCCGCCTGTCTTCCACTTCAAGCAGGCCAACATCACCTGCTCCGCATGGCTGCCCATCTTCGTCAGTTTCTTCACCGGCTGGCTGGCTGGTATCCTCGGCATCGGCGGCGGTCTTATCCGCATGCCCGCCCTGGTGTATCTTGTCGGCTGCCCCACCCATCTGGCGGTGGGTACGGACCTCTTTGAAGTCGCCATCTCCGGTCTCTACGGCACGGCTTCGTACGCATACAAGGGCCGCGTGGAACTGCTTGCCGCTCTCATCATGCTGTGCGGCGCGGCCATCGGCGCGCAGATCGGCGTTGTTGCCACCAAGTATGTAAAGGGTTACGGCATCCGCTTCGTGTTCGGCCTGGCTGTTATCGGCTGCCTCATCTCGGTTGTGTGCAAGCTGGTTGAAGCTGAATTCCCGGCGTGGAGCTGGCTGCTTGGCCCGGCTGCTACGATCGACGTGCTCGGCTTCGTGTCGGCTATCTCCCTTTACATAACCGTCAAGATGGTACAGGGCGCCAAGGCGGAAATTGCCGCCAAGAAGAACCAGCCCGCGGCCAACTAG
- a CDS encoding sigma 54-interacting transcriptional regulator: MRLHRTLPQGSSLEFTAFFMNRSLASRMLMLGLPLLALVLLIIFTATGSSIEAILDRAIARNAQLQSQAMSLALEQALEETRNQLLILAAGSMDQKDMANRLKFRAKAGGLRYRELAFEGLAPDNRYLLVNTGGDIINVPMRQALASPTGPFHSIASEHRTGHVSVAQPVEVTYSMVPVKGSNQNITLHVLRFSTPVHDAEGTFAGYLMLSLDLRELRDILSTYSGPNAPIAASGDEGRVRTLFFDRDGWMLFQSEAPDAGLAQRSLGTDAVRAGFTGDFGRPGFNTAFRPSPEHINYWNMVSDVQEGKSGQLPLSENSSLWSSSQMRVERVSYVPVTFSPVSQATIVLGGLAVLDTSFTTTRTGVQLMGIYVGAFLGGMLLLGLSLWWLARQTGRSLNAVTAELERCNAEGNDKNIDMPQMPRELERLKTGINTLLERLRFAAEARRLRAAEDDAQQQREPVEDLPHPEDLPVNSLIGTSPTMLALCDNVRKASQVMADVLVVGETGTGKELVSEAIHRLSARASGPFITINCGALDENLLMDTLFGHVKGAFTEARAPRKGAFLTAQGGTLMLDEVGNAAPKVQQALLRALSTRRIRPLGSDEDVPFDTRIIAATNASLIDDSQKGTFREDLYYRLAVITINTPPLRERKTDIPSLAVYFLSEALKAKARLKAEGGAQPAGGLAAMNAAMPQVSKGAMAKLMDYDWPGNVRELKNTLTRALTFCEGGILLAEDIQLGAATQPQNDAIPAGQNETAAAPAQESRKPQDDPCDQGFCTTPPAEDPASAEGLPGRLVSPAAADIPMQASVGDPAPQPQNEASTQLDTLLRGKDSADKLNRRVMEVWPTIAASGSISRQEYQALAGKNISMRTAQYDLQLLVQLGLVRKDGRGPAQRYIVIGQGR, encoded by the coding sequence ATGCGCTTACACAGAACACTTCCCCAGGGCAGCTCGCTGGAGTTCACGGCGTTCTTTATGAATCGCAGCCTTGCAAGCCGCATGTTGATGCTGGGCTTGCCCCTGCTGGCGCTTGTACTGCTGATTATTTTTACTGCTACGGGCAGTAGCATCGAGGCCATTCTTGATCGCGCAATTGCGCGCAATGCACAGCTTCAGTCACAGGCAATGAGCCTTGCTCTGGAACAGGCGCTTGAAGAAACGCGCAATCAGCTTCTTATTCTCGCTGCTGGCTCCATGGATCAAAAAGACATGGCCAACCGGCTCAAATTCCGCGCCAAGGCTGGCGGCTTGCGCTACAGGGAGCTGGCCTTTGAGGGTCTGGCCCCAGACAACCGCTATCTGCTTGTCAACACAGGCGGGGATATCATCAATGTTCCCATGCGGCAGGCCCTTGCCAGCCCCACCGGCCCCTTCCACTCCATTGCTTCTGAACACCGCACTGGGCACGTCAGTGTTGCCCAACCCGTGGAAGTGACCTACTCCATGGTGCCGGTTAAGGGCAGCAACCAGAACATCACCCTGCACGTGCTGCGTTTTTCCACCCCGGTTCATGATGCGGAAGGCACATTTGCCGGCTACCTGATGCTTTCTCTGGATCTGCGGGAGCTGCGGGATATCCTGTCCACCTACTCCGGCCCCAATGCACCCATTGCCGCGTCAGGCGATGAGGGGCGCGTGCGCACACTTTTTTTTGACCGCGATGGCTGGATGCTCTTTCAGTCCGAAGCGCCGGATGCTGGTCTGGCCCAGCGCAGCCTGGGCACAGATGCCGTGCGCGCTGGCTTTACCGGCGATTTTGGCAGGCCGGGATTTAACACCGCATTCCGGCCCAGCCCTGAACACATCAATTACTGGAACATGGTATCCGATGTGCAGGAGGGCAAGTCAGGCCAGCTCCCCCTTTCTGAAAACAGCTCCCTGTGGAGCAGCAGCCAGATGCGGGTGGAGAGGGTAAGTTACGTGCCGGTGACCTTCAGCCCGGTTTCGCAGGCAACAATTGTACTGGGCGGTCTGGCGGTATTGGACACCAGTTTTACCACCACGCGCACGGGCGTGCAGCTCATGGGCATCTATGTGGGGGCCTTTCTTGGCGGCATGCTGCTTTTGGGGCTGAGCCTTTGGTGGCTTGCGCGGCAGACGGGCAGATCACTCAATGCCGTAACTGCGGAACTTGAACGCTGCAACGCCGAAGGGAACGACAAGAATATAGATATGCCCCAAATGCCGCGAGAGCTGGAACGACTCAAGACTGGCATAAACACCCTGCTTGAACGCTTGCGCTTTGCTGCGGAGGCCCGCCGCCTGCGCGCCGCGGAGGATGATGCCCAGCAACAGCGCGAGCCAGTGGAAGATCTGCCGCATCCCGAAGACCTGCCCGTCAACAGCCTTATTGGCACATCACCCACCATGCTTGCCCTGTGCGACAATGTCCGCAAGGCTTCGCAGGTGATGGCCGATGTGCTGGTTGTGGGCGAAACCGGCACAGGCAAGGAGCTGGTTTCCGAGGCCATCCACAGGCTCAGCGCACGGGCTTCGGGGCCGTTCATTACCATCAATTGCGGCGCGCTGGATGAAAATCTGCTCATGGACACCCTTTTCGGGCATGTGAAAGGCGCATTCACCGAGGCGCGCGCGCCACGTAAAGGGGCTTTTCTGACGGCGCAGGGAGGCACGCTCATGCTGGACGAAGTGGGCAATGCGGCCCCCAAGGTGCAGCAGGCCCTGCTGCGGGCGCTCTCCACCAGGCGAATCAGGCCGCTGGGCAGCGATGAAGACGTACCTTTTGACACGCGCATCATTGCGGCCACCAATGCATCACTTATAGATGATTCGCAAAAAGGTACTTTCCGCGAAGACTTGTACTACCGGTTGGCCGTCATCACCATCAACACGCCGCCGCTGCGGGAGCGCAAGACGGACATTCCCTCGCTGGCGGTCTATTTTCTCTCGGAAGCTCTCAAGGCCAAGGCAAGGCTGAAAGCCGAGGGCGGAGCACAGCCCGCTGGCGGGCTGGCTGCAATGAACGCCGCCATGCCGCAGGTCAGCAAAGGAGCCATGGCCAAACTGATGGACTACGACTGGCCCGGCAATGTGCGCGAATTAAAAAACACCCTCACGCGGGCTCTGACATTCTGCGAAGGTGGCATCCTACTTGCAGAAGATATTCAGCTTGGCGCGGCTACCCAGCCGCAAAACGACGCCATCCCGGCAGGACAGAACGAAACTGCGGCAGCTCCGGCGCAGGAATCGCGCAAGCCGCAGGATGATCCTTGCGATCAGGGATTCTGCACAACGCCCCCTGCCGAAGATCCTGCATCGGCAGAAGGTTTGCCCGGCAGGCTGGTTAGCCCTGCGGCCGCAGATATTCCCATGCAGGCCTCAGTGGGCGACCCTGCCCCTCAGCCGCAAAACGAGGCATCCACGCAACTGGATACCCTGCTGCGCGGCAAGGACTCTGCGGACAAGCTCAATCGGCGCGTCATGGAGGTCTGGCCGACCATCGCGGCTTCGGGCAGCATCAGCAGGCAGGAATATCAAGCGCTTGCCGGGAAAAATATTTCCATGCGCACGGCTCAGTACGACCTGCAATTGCTTGTGCAGCTGGGGCTTGTGCGCAAAGACGGACGCGGCCCTGCGCAGAGGTATATTGTGATCGGGCAGGGACGCTGA
- a CDS encoding DVU0150 family protein — protein MKRMQRLWTWLTGCALLVAALPGAALAAGGGKVANVVVVADTRKLDGILYWWAEMYNESHFFFAILTMAIIPVTGCILGWLADIVMTHIGIDLKHRELSEK, from the coding sequence ATGAAAAGGATGCAGAGGCTCTGGACATGGCTTACAGGTTGCGCGCTGCTGGTTGCGGCATTGCCCGGCGCGGCCCTGGCTGCTGGCGGCGGCAAGGTTGCCAACGTTGTGGTGGTCGCCGATACGCGCAAGCTTGACGGCATACTGTACTGGTGGGCTGAAATGTATAATGAAAGCCATTTCTTTTTTGCCATTCTTACTATGGCCATCATCCCGGTTACTGGCTGCATTCTCGGGTGGCTGGCAGATATCGTCATGACGCATATCGGCATTGACCTCAAGCACCGCGAATTGTCCGAAAAGTAG